The stretch of DNA AAATAATGAAAATACGTTGAAGAGAAGAGTAAACTAAAGCTTCATTTACAGAGAGAGATTACGTTTGGTGTAAGTATTCTTATTTGAAATTAGTTGAAGACCCCCTCTGAGTGACTCTAATAAAGTCCGTTTTATCACGTTACGATAACTACTTTAAGAGGCCTTTTTAGGCAATTAAGGGTGGAACCGCGGGAATATTACGCTCTCGTCCCTTTTCTGTATAAATTTTATATAGAAATTGTGATGAGAGCTTTTTTTATTATTATTTTTAACTTTAAAATATTTTTTGAGAGGAGTAAATTATTATGATTAAAATTACTTTAAAAGATGGATCAGTTAAAGAATTTGAAGCTGGTATATCAGTTCTTGATATAGCTAAATCAATTAGCGAAGGTTTAGCTAGAAATGCTTGTTGTGGAATAGTTAATGGTGAGGTTGTAGATCTTCGTCATATTGTTAATGAAGATGTTGAACTTGCAATTTGTACATTCGACTCTAAAGAAGGTAAAGATGCTGTAAGACACAGTATCTCTCACGTATTAGCTTATGCTGTTAAAAGATTATTCCCTAATGCTAAGTTAGCTATAGGACCTTCAATTGAAAATGGATTCTATTATGATTTTGATTTAGAAAAAGCTTTTACTACTGAAGAATTAGTTAAAATTGAAGATGAAATGAAGAAAATAATAAAAGAAAATCCTTCAATTGAAAGATTCGAACTTCCAAGAGCAGAAGCTTTAAAGCTTATGGAAGAAGCTAATGAACCTTATAAAATTGAGTTAATTAATGATTTAGGGGAAGATGAAATTATTTCATTCTACAAGATTGGTGACTTTACTGATTTATGTGCTGGCCCTCATCTTATATCATTAAAAGCAGTTAAGGCAATTAAGCTTATCAGAAGTGCTGGTGCTTACTGGAGAGGCGATGAAAAGAATAAAATGCTTTCAAGAGTTTATGGAACAGCATTCTTAAAAAAAGCTGATTTAGATGCTCATTTAGAAGCTTTAGAGGAAGCAAAGAAAAGAGATCACAATAAATTAGGTAGAGAACTTGGAATATTTACAACTGACGAAAATGTTGGTCAAGGACTTCCTTTAATAATGCCTAAAGGAGCTAAAATAATTCAAACTCTACAAAGATGGATTGAAGATGAAGAAGATAGAAGAGGTTATGTTTTAACTAAAACTCCTTCAATGTCTAAGAATGATTTATTTAAGGTTTCAGGACATTGGGATCATTATAAAGATGGTATGTTTGTTTTAGGTGATGAAGAAAAAGATGCTGAAATTATGGCT from Clostridium chauvoei encodes:
- the thrS gene encoding threonine--tRNA ligase, whose protein sequence is MIKITLKDGSVKEFEAGISVLDIAKSISEGLARNACCGIVNGEVVDLRHIVNEDVELAICTFDSKEGKDAVRHSISHVLAYAVKRLFPNAKLAIGPSIENGFYYDFDLEKAFTTEELVKIEDEMKKIIKENPSIERFELPRAEALKLMEEANEPYKIELINDLGEDEIISFYKIGDFTDLCAGPHLISLKAVKAIKLIRSAGAYWRGDEKNKMLSRVYGTAFLKKADLDAHLEALEEAKKRDHNKLGRELGIFTTDENVGQGLPLIMPKGAKIIQTLQRWIEDEEDRRGYVLTKTPSMSKNDLFKVSGHWDHYKDGMFVLGDEEKDAEIMALRPMTCPFQFAIYNSDQHSYRDLPIRYAETSTLYRNESSGEMHGLIRVRQFTLADGHIVCTPEQIEQEFKGCVELIDYIMKTLGIDGDISYRFSKWDPNNTEKYINNPQAWEETQVLMKGILDHLNINYVEADGEAAFYGPKLDIQFKNVHGKEDTIITIQIDFALAERFDMTYIDKDGNKKRPYVIHRSSIGCYERTLAMLIEKYAGAFPTWLSPTQAIVLPISDKYNDYAESIVKEFKNAGIRTTSDYRAEKIGYKIREARLERIPYILVVGEKEAANNEVSVRSRKNGEEGAIAVSELKNRLILEIANKEK